A stretch of Pseudoclavibacter chungangensis DNA encodes these proteins:
- a CDS encoding substrate-binding domain-containing protein, with amino-acid sequence MSTTTSRRRRLLGIAATGATALLLLTGCLSNTPAAEQNTGGNETTTDNDAPGEKIVIGFSAPAADHGWMGAITTAAEAEAANYEDVELRVAEGTNDVNLQISQVEGFINDGVDAIVLLPFDGAALTEVAIKAMNAGIPVINVDREFTSPFAARTTVLGDNYGMGVSAGTYICEQLKDTPDAVVAEIAGIDSLPLTQDRSTGFADALDDCGLKVSNRVAADFTVQGGEQAASSLLQAAPKIDAIWNHDDDQGVGVLAAIENANRSEFFLVGGAGSANMMREIQEGTGVVRATVVYPATQAADGVKLARLIANDRSLGDLESHSVPRLIQLYAPVVTKDNVAEYLDTAFES; translated from the coding sequence ATGTCCACCACAACCTCCCGCAGGCGCCGCCTGCTCGGCATCGCCGCGACGGGCGCCACCGCACTCCTGCTGCTCACCGGCTGCCTGTCCAACACACCCGCCGCGGAACAGAACACGGGCGGCAACGAGACCACGACCGACAACGACGCACCGGGCGAGAAGATCGTCATCGGCTTCTCGGCACCCGCCGCCGACCACGGCTGGATGGGCGCCATCACGACCGCCGCCGAGGCCGAGGCGGCGAACTACGAGGACGTCGAGCTGCGCGTCGCGGAGGGCACGAACGACGTGAACCTCCAGATCAGCCAGGTCGAGGGATTCATCAACGACGGCGTCGACGCGATCGTGCTGCTGCCGTTCGACGGTGCGGCCCTGACCGAGGTCGCGATCAAGGCCATGAACGCGGGCATCCCCGTCATCAACGTCGACCGCGAGTTCACGAGCCCGTTCGCGGCCCGCACGACCGTGCTCGGCGACAACTACGGCATGGGCGTGAGCGCGGGGACGTACATCTGCGAACAGCTCAAGGACACGCCGGACGCCGTCGTCGCGGAGATCGCCGGTATCGACTCGCTGCCGCTCACGCAGGACCGCAGCACGGGCTTCGCGGATGCGCTCGACGACTGCGGCCTGAAGGTCTCCAACCGCGTCGCCGCCGACTTCACGGTGCAGGGCGGCGAGCAGGCGGCGTCGAGCCTCCTGCAGGCGGCGCCGAAGATCGACGCGATCTGGAACCACGACGACGACCAGGGCGTGGGCGTGCTCGCCGCCATCGAGAACGCGAACCGCAGCGAGTTCTTCCTCGTCGGCGGCGCCGGATCGGCGAACATGATGCGCGAGATCCAGGAGGGCACCGGTGTCGTGCGGGCGACCGTCGTCTATCCGGCCACCCAGGCCGCGGACGGCGTGAAGCTCGCGCGCCTCATCGCGAACGACCGCTCGCTCGGCGACCTCGAGTCGCACAGTGTGCCGCGCCTCATCCAGCTGTACGCACCGGTCGTGACGAAGGACAACGTGGCGGAGTACCTCGACACCGCGTTCGAGTCCTGA
- a CDS encoding Gfo/Idh/MocA family protein, with product MQQDNRPTLGVGMVGYAFMGAAHSQAWRTAPRFFDLPLDPRMRVVAGRDADAVERAARRLGWEESTTDWHTLLERDDVQLVDVCTPGDTHAEIAIAALGAGKHVLCEKPLANSVAEAERMVDAAEAAWRTNGTLAMVGFTYRRVPAVQLARELVADGRIGRIRHVRAQYLQDWLADETAPLTWRLQKEKAGSGALGDIGAHIVDLAAFITGERLTGVSALTTTFVTERPLAVGRAGIAGEGDTGTGEVTVDDAAVFFGRLSGGGTASFEATRYATGRKNAIRIEISGDRGALAFDFEDMNVLEYFDAREPGRTAGFRRILVTEPDHPYTGAWWPAGHGLGYEHAFTHQVVDLVGDIAAGRPPHPSFADGLAVQRVLDAVERSSADGSRWIDIPAPDDSTD from the coding sequence ATGCAGCAGGACAACAGGCCGACGCTCGGGGTCGGAATGGTCGGGTACGCGTTCATGGGCGCGGCGCACTCGCAGGCGTGGCGCACCGCCCCGCGCTTCTTCGACCTGCCGCTCGATCCGCGCATGCGGGTCGTCGCGGGGCGCGACGCCGATGCGGTCGAGCGGGCGGCGAGGCGGCTCGGCTGGGAGGAGTCGACGACCGATTGGCACACGCTCCTCGAACGGGACGACGTGCAGCTCGTCGACGTGTGCACGCCGGGTGACACGCACGCCGAGATCGCGATCGCCGCGCTCGGGGCCGGTAAGCACGTCCTGTGCGAGAAGCCGCTCGCCAATTCGGTCGCGGAGGCCGAGCGCATGGTCGACGCGGCGGAGGCCGCGTGGCGCACCAACGGCACGCTCGCGATGGTCGGGTTCACCTACCGGCGCGTCCCGGCCGTGCAACTCGCCCGTGAGCTCGTCGCCGACGGGCGCATCGGGCGCATCCGTCACGTGCGCGCGCAGTACCTGCAGGACTGGCTCGCCGACGAGACGGCCCCGCTCACGTGGCGATTGCAGAAGGAGAAGGCCGGCTCCGGTGCGCTCGGCGACATCGGCGCCCACATCGTCGACCTCGCCGCGTTCATCACGGGTGAGCGCCTGACGGGGGTGTCGGCCCTCACGACGACGTTCGTGACCGAACGTCCGCTCGCCGTCGGACGCGCCGGCATCGCGGGGGAGGGGGACACCGGGACTGGGGAGGTCACGGTCGACGACGCCGCCGTGTTCTTCGGCCGCCTGTCGGGCGGCGGCACGGCGTCGTTCGAGGCCACCCGCTACGCGACCGGGCGCAAGAACGCGATCCGCATCGAGATCAGCGGAGACCGCGGCGCGCTCGCCTTCGACTTCGAGGACATGAACGTGCTCGAGTACTTCGACGCCCGGGAACCGGGGCGCACGGCCGGGTTCCGTCGTATCCTCGTCACCGAGCCCGATCACCCCTACACGGGTGCCTGGTGGCCCGCCGGTCACGGGCTCGGCTACGAGCACGCGTTCACGCACCAGGTCGTCGATCTCGTCGGCGACATCGCTGCCGGACGTCCCCCGCACCCGAGCTTCGCCGACGGCCTCGCCGTGCAGCGTGTGCTCGATGCGGTCGAGCGCAGTTCCGCGGACGGCAGCCGGTGGATCGACATCCCGGCGCCCGACGACTCGACGGACTGA
- a CDS encoding sugar phosphate isomerase/epimerase family protein, with product MARPITLFTGQWADLPFEEVVALASEWGYDGLEIACWGDHLDPWRWDDDAYVEGRERLLAEHGLAVHAISNHLKGQIVCDDPIDQRHRDIVSDRVWGDGEPEGVRQRAAEELKHTARLAARLGAGVVTGFTGSSIWKYVAMFPPVTQAAIDAGYQDFADRWNPIIDVFDEVGVRFALEVHPSEIAYDYWTTQRTLEAIGHREGFGLNWDPSHMVWQEIDPVGFLWDFRDRIYHVHCKDTKKRLANGRNGRLSSHLAWADPRRGWDFISTGHGDVPWEDAFRMLGAIGYAGPLSVEWEDAGMDRLVGAPEALAFVRRLAFEPPAAAFDAAFSTRQ from the coding sequence ATGGCACGCCCCATCACCCTGTTCACCGGCCAGTGGGCCGACCTCCCGTTCGAGGAGGTCGTCGCCCTCGCATCCGAGTGGGGCTACGACGGTCTCGAGATCGCCTGCTGGGGTGACCACCTCGACCCGTGGCGCTGGGACGACGACGCGTACGTCGAGGGCCGCGAACGGCTCCTCGCGGAGCACGGTCTCGCGGTGCACGCGATCTCGAACCACCTCAAGGGCCAGATCGTGTGCGACGATCCCATCGACCAGCGGCACCGCGACATCGTCTCCGACCGGGTGTGGGGCGACGGCGAGCCCGAGGGCGTGCGGCAGCGCGCCGCCGAGGAGCTGAAGCACACCGCACGACTCGCGGCGCGGCTCGGCGCGGGCGTCGTGACGGGCTTCACGGGCTCGTCGATCTGGAAGTACGTCGCGATGTTCCCGCCCGTCACGCAGGCGGCGATCGACGCCGGGTACCAGGACTTCGCCGACCGCTGGAACCCGATCATCGACGTCTTCGACGAGGTCGGTGTCCGGTTCGCGCTCGAGGTGCATCCGAGCGAGATCGCCTACGACTACTGGACGACGCAGCGCACGCTCGAGGCGATCGGACACCGCGAGGGATTCGGCTTGAACTGGGACCCGAGCCACATGGTGTGGCAGGAAATCGACCCCGTCGGCTTCCTGTGGGACTTCCGCGACCGCATCTACCACGTGCACTGCAAGGACACGAAGAAGCGGCTCGCGAACGGCCGCAACGGTCGGCTCTCGTCGCACCTCGCGTGGGCCGACCCGCGGCGCGGGTGGGACTTCATCTCGACCGGGCACGGCGACGTCCCCTGGGAGGACGCGTTCCGCATGCTCGGGGCGATCGGGTACGCAGGGCCGCTCTCGGTCGAGTGGGAGGACGCGGGCATGGACCGTCTCGTGGGGGCCCCCGAAGCGCTCGCGTTCGTGCGTCGACTCGCGTTCGAGCCACCGGCGGCCGCGTTCGATGCGGCGTTCTCCACACGGCAGTAG
- a CDS encoding organic hydroperoxide resistance protein gives MDTVYTAIAHATGGGRDGHVRSESDRLDLDLRPPKEMGGSGEGTNPEELFAAGYAGCFLGAFHAAGKQLGKDTSDAAVSTSVGIGKREPTGFQLTVTHDVYAPHLTADETREVARVAHEDICPYSHATRGNVDVTINVVE, from the coding sequence ATGGATACCGTGTACACCGCAATCGCACACGCTACGGGCGGGGGACGCGACGGCCACGTCCGCTCCGAGTCCGACCGCCTCGACCTCGACCTGCGTCCGCCCAAGGAGATGGGCGGCTCGGGGGAGGGGACGAACCCCGAGGAACTCTTCGCCGCAGGCTACGCGGGCTGCTTCCTCGGCGCCTTCCACGCAGCGGGCAAGCAGCTTGGCAAGGACACGAGCGACGCCGCCGTCTCGACGTCCGTCGGGATCGGCAAGCGCGAACCCACGGGGTTCCAGCTCACCGTCACCCACGACGTCTACGCCCCGCACCTCACGGCGGACGAGACGCGCGAGGTCGCCCGCGTCGCGCACGAGGACATCTGCCCGTACTCGCACGCCACGCGCGGCAACGTCGACGTCACCATCAACGTCGTCGAGTAG
- the deoC gene encoding deoxyribose-phosphate aldolase, whose product MTDTAGTAPSRSELARMVDHTLLKTEATPADVSALLVDAQALGVYSVCVSPNMLPIEGERGEVKICTVIGFPSGKHHSGIKAIEAKRAVVDGAEELDMVIDIGALKAGRADLVEQDIAAVREAAPNPIILKVIIESAALTDDEIVAACEAAVNADADYVKTSTGFHPAGGASVEAVKLMRKTVGDALGVKASGGIRDAETALAMVRAGASRLGLSGTAAVLDGLETGGAA is encoded by the coding sequence ATGACCGACACCGCAGGAACGGCACCGTCACGCTCCGAGCTCGCCCGCATGGTCGACCACACGCTGCTGAAGACCGAGGCGACACCTGCCGACGTGTCGGCACTGCTCGTCGATGCGCAGGCGCTCGGTGTGTACTCCGTGTGCGTGTCGCCGAACATGCTCCCGATCGAGGGCGAGCGCGGCGAGGTCAAGATCTGCACGGTCATCGGGTTCCCGTCGGGCAAGCACCACTCCGGCATCAAGGCGATCGAGGCGAAGCGTGCCGTGGTGGACGGCGCCGAGGAACTCGACATGGTCATCGACATCGGGGCGCTCAAGGCGGGCCGCGCCGACCTCGTCGAGCAGGACATCGCCGCGGTTCGCGAGGCGGCACCGAATCCGATCATCCTCAAGGTCATCATCGAATCGGCCGCACTCACGGACGACGAGATCGTCGCCGCGTGCGAGGCGGCCGTGAACGCCGACGCGGACTACGTGAAGACGTCGACCGGGTTCCACCCCGCGGGGGGCGCGAGCGTCGAGGCCGTGAAGCTCATGCGGAAGACCGTCGGCGACGCGCTCGGCGTGAAGGCGTCCGGCGGCATCCGGGACGCGGAGACGGCGCTGGCCATGGTGCGGGCCGGCGCGAGCAGGCTCGGGCTGTCGGGAACGGCGGCCGTGCTCGACGGCCTCGAGACGGGGGGTGCGGCGTGA
- a CDS encoding chorismate mutase: MTEPVDQVEAQRQLAAIRGSIDNIDAALVHILAERFKQTQRVGVLKAASGLPASDPAREREQIARLRALAKDAHLDPEFAEKFLGFIIDEVIKHHEHLAGGVPLDEEAPTPGA; the protein is encoded by the coding sequence GTGACCGAGCCCGTCGACCAGGTGGAGGCGCAGCGGCAGCTCGCCGCGATCCGCGGCAGCATCGACAACATCGACGCCGCGCTCGTGCACATCCTCGCCGAGCGCTTCAAGCAGACGCAGCGGGTGGGCGTGCTGAAGGCGGCGAGCGGCCTGCCCGCGTCGGACCCGGCGCGCGAGCGCGAGCAGATCGCCAGGCTGCGTGCCCTCGCGAAGGACGCGCACCTCGACCCGGAGTTCGCGGAGAAGTTCCTCGGCTTCATCATCGACGAGGTCATCAAGCACCACGAGCACCTCGCAGGTGGTGTGCCGCTCGACGAGGAGGCCCCGACACCCGGCGCGTGA
- a CDS encoding phenylacetate--CoA ligase family protein: MARTHAGPGPQGFRKPASRTRQWALRRSARIVTSIYELYRLHPAIWRWTARHFQPGLASFAKLNAWMICQLANLDVPAYQRHLGAHDFLFRWWRLESYPETDKRGYVAAYGEADRCWFGEIDTIGTVVDESSGSSGTPFNWMRGRKELRTIHSNVAGYVTLLFGSKKLFAINAFSMGAWATGTNTGHAMSKIAMVKNTGPDIDKIVDTLRHFGPRFVYLVSAYPPFLKHLRDRLDREEWFSWDRYKLNGFVGGESMTEGLRDYCEERFGRVYSGYGASDLTIGMGGESDVSVWLRRSMYADDRVRERLLGPDETRIPMVFQYNPLETYLEVNDDRELVVTLNSTAIMSPKLRYNIGDEAMIRSFPEVFDQLAFDPELQRAFHRAFAVQRMKLPFLFLFGRRDSTISYMGANLYPIDVENGLYRDNPHASSIESFKLALVEIGEHEQRPIVHLQLREDAALDDEARAELARAAQAGVVGHLASVSRDFEQSLAEDPSTADLRIEVHEFGSGPFTGGVSKIKNVYLVED; this comes from the coding sequence GTGGCACGCACCCATGCCGGTCCCGGCCCGCAAGGATTCCGCAAACCGGCCTCCAGGACGCGCCAGTGGGCGCTCCGGCGCTCCGCGCGCATCGTCACGAGCATCTACGAGCTCTACCGTCTGCACCCCGCGATCTGGCGGTGGACCGCGCGCCACTTCCAGCCGGGCCTCGCGAGCTTCGCGAAGCTCAACGCCTGGATGATCTGCCAGCTCGCGAACCTCGACGTTCCCGCCTACCAGCGTCACCTCGGCGCTCACGACTTCCTCTTCCGGTGGTGGCGCCTCGAGAGCTACCCCGAGACCGACAAGCGCGGCTACGTCGCCGCCTACGGCGAGGCCGATCGCTGCTGGTTCGGTGAGATCGACACGATCGGCACCGTCGTCGACGAGTCCTCGGGCTCGTCGGGCACACCGTTCAACTGGATGCGCGGCCGGAAGGAGCTGCGCACAATCCACAGCAACGTCGCCGGGTACGTGACGCTCCTGTTCGGCTCCAAGAAACTGTTCGCGATCAACGCGTTCTCGATGGGTGCCTGGGCGACCGGCACGAACACGGGGCATGCGATGTCGAAGATCGCGATGGTCAAGAACACGGGCCCGGACATCGACAAGATCGTCGACACCCTGCGCCACTTCGGGCCGCGCTTCGTGTACCTCGTGAGCGCGTACCCGCCGTTCCTCAAGCACCTCCGCGACCGACTCGACCGCGAGGAGTGGTTCAGCTGGGACCGCTACAAGCTCAACGGCTTCGTCGGCGGCGAGTCGATGACCGAGGGGCTGCGCGACTACTGCGAGGAGCGGTTCGGCCGCGTCTACTCGGGTTACGGCGCGAGCGATCTGACGATCGGCATGGGTGGCGAGTCCGACGTGTCGGTGTGGCTGCGCCGCTCCATGTACGCTGACGACCGGGTGCGGGAACGGCTGCTCGGCCCCGACGAGACGCGCATCCCCATGGTGTTCCAGTACAACCCGCTCGAGACCTACCTCGAGGTGAACGACGACCGCGAACTCGTCGTCACCCTCAACTCGACCGCGATCATGAGCCCCAAGCTGCGCTACAACATCGGCGACGAGGCGATGATCCGCTCGTTCCCGGAGGTGTTCGACCAGCTCGCGTTCGACCCCGAACTCCAGCGCGCGTTCCACCGAGCGTTCGCTGTCCAGCGCATGAAGTTGCCGTTCCTGTTCCTGTTCGGACGCCGCGACTCGACGATCTCGTACATGGGCGCCAACCTCTACCCGATCGACGTCGAGAACGGGCTCTACCGCGACAACCCGCACGCGTCGAGCATCGAGTCGTTCAAGCTCGCGCTCGTCGAGATCGGCGAGCACGAGCAGCGACCGATCGTGCACCTGCAACTGCGTGAGGACGCCGCCCTCGACGACGAGGCCCGCGCCGAGCTCGCGCGTGCGGCGCAGGCGGGCGTCGTCGGGCACCTCGCATCCGTATCGCGCGACTTCGAGCAGTCGCTCGCCGAGGACCCCTCGACGGCCGATCTGCGCATCGAGGTGCACGAGTTCGGGAGCGGGCCGTTCACGGGCGGGGTCTCGAAGATCAAGAACGTCTACCTCGTGGAGGACTGA
- a CDS encoding GNAT family N-acetyltransferase — MFSTDFSRCPPPGQGEAVVIVEGRSVARRRDGVVWRRRVRDGTIHAEVLVFDDVDAARRVADEHPSRVRLLEAEARGYTNGVWRTEEPHAMANNEHFAPTSSEERAGRTPPEIAGRMRRPTSPGDRPGPRRWTIFDSESMFLGATRYRHPIAWAVVGRHWPRMVAKMRRMSGSVWIGTYWQWPFTLGTMATYRTRDDMLKFARLPEHRHLMQWIVRGTANATGGYIRLYASRAELDRRVRDAAPSHARSTGAPGGAGDPGPGDAAHAGRAATTPPVKATSLIERPEPLVLEVVETEAQFQEFLAVSRRGDPANLAVPLLESTARAWRADTAGAPEPVELILARRGDVAVGRTTIHTDHALDEKLATRATLFGATWAATPDDLAALLDAITARAHDAGATEAIGPAALLPNQTGGVITSGFGERGFLDSAWNPSWVPAVYEAAGFAAWNESDTWIAHPDEIDPSDTAVTPPTAAELDAAGIRIRRASVLRFGKQVEELRTLVNAAFARLPYYTDISPAQMRQATDGLVALMDPGLWLTAEDTRTGEPIGFALLVPDATEVLQRSGGRIGIREIITLLGARGRRGREAILIIQGVVPEQQGRGVATLLWRRLGAHLVAHGYGAVRSTFIGRDNPASARHLERLGGEPLHGTVFYRKRLDGTTQGSPT, encoded by the coding sequence GTGTTCTCGACCGACTTCTCGCGCTGCCCGCCGCCCGGGCAGGGCGAGGCGGTCGTGATCGTCGAGGGACGCTCGGTCGCGCGCAGGCGTGACGGGGTCGTGTGGCGACGGCGCGTGCGCGACGGGACGATCCACGCCGAGGTGCTCGTGTTCGACGACGTGGACGCGGCACGTCGCGTGGCCGACGAGCACCCGTCCCGCGTGCGTCTGCTCGAGGCGGAGGCGCGCGGGTACACGAACGGCGTGTGGCGGACCGAGGAGCCGCACGCGATGGCGAACAACGAGCACTTCGCACCCACGAGCTCGGAGGAGCGCGCCGGACGGACGCCGCCGGAGATCGCCGGACGGATGCGTCGCCCCACGAGCCCGGGTGACCGGCCGGGGCCGAGACGGTGGACGATCTTCGACAGCGAGTCGATGTTCCTCGGGGCGACGCGCTACCGGCACCCGATCGCGTGGGCGGTCGTCGGCCGGCACTGGCCGCGCATGGTCGCGAAGATGCGTCGCATGTCGGGCTCGGTCTGGATCGGCACGTACTGGCAGTGGCCGTTCACGCTCGGCACGATGGCGACCTACCGCACGCGCGACGACATGCTCAAGTTCGCGCGCCTGCCCGAGCACCGGCACCTCATGCAGTGGATCGTGCGCGGCACCGCGAACGCCACGGGCGGCTACATCCGCCTCTACGCCTCGCGCGCGGAACTCGATCGACGGGTGCGCGATGCCGCACCGTCCCACGCGCGCTCGACGGGAGCGCCGGGCGGGGCGGGCGACCCCGGGCCGGGCGACGCCGCTCACGCGGGACGAGCGGCGACGACACCACCCGTGAAGGCCACGTCGCTCATCGAACGTCCCGAACCGCTCGTGCTCGAGGTCGTCGAGACCGAGGCCCAGTTCCAGGAGTTTCTCGCCGTCTCGCGTCGCGGCGACCCCGCGAACCTCGCCGTGCCGCTGCTCGAATCGACGGCACGCGCGTGGCGCGCGGACACGGCGGGCGCGCCCGAGCCCGTGGAGCTCATTCTCGCGCGCCGCGGCGACGTCGCCGTCGGGCGTACGACGATCCACACCGATCACGCGCTCGACGAGAAACTCGCCACCCGGGCGACGCTCTTCGGTGCCACCTGGGCGGCGACACCCGACGATCTCGCCGCACTGCTGGACGCGATCACGGCGCGCGCTCACGACGCCGGGGCGACCGAGGCCATCGGTCCCGCCGCGCTCCTGCCGAACCAGACGGGCGGCGTCATCACATCGGGCTTCGGGGAACGTGGATTCCTCGATTCGGCGTGGAACCCGTCGTGGGTCCCCGCGGTGTACGAGGCCGCGGGTTTCGCGGCGTGGAACGAGTCGGACACGTGGATCGCGCATCCGGACGAGATCGATCCGTCGGACACGGCAGTCACACCGCCCACGGCGGCGGAGCTCGACGCGGCCGGCATCCGCATCCGCCGGGCCTCCGTCCTGCGCTTCGGGAAACAGGTCGAGGAGCTGCGCACGCTCGTCAACGCCGCGTTCGCGCGCCTGCCGTACTACACCGACATCTCGCCCGCGCAGATGCGACAGGCGACCGACGGGCTCGTCGCACTCATGGATCCCGGGCTGTGGCTCACGGCGGAGGACACCCGGACCGGCGAGCCGATCGGCTTCGCGCTCCTCGTCCCCGACGCGACGGAGGTGCTGCAACGCTCCGGCGGGCGCATCGGCATCCGCGAGATCATCACGCTGCTGGGCGCGCGCGGACGTCGCGGGCGCGAGGCGATCCTCATCATCCAGGGCGTCGTGCCCGAGCAGCAGGGTCGCGGCGTCGCGACGCTCCTGTGGCGTCGCCTCGGTGCGCACCTCGTGGCACACGGCTACGGCGCCGTCCGCTCCACCTTCATCGGCCGCGACAATCCCGCCTCCGCTCGCCACCTCGAGCGCCTCGGCGGTGAACCGCTGCACGGAACCGTGTTCTATCGGAAACGCCTCGACGGCACGACCCAGGGGAGCCCCACATGA